One Priestia aryabhattai genomic window, TATGTTACTTTTAATGCAATTATCACTATATCTCCTCTATCCATTCTCTCTAGGCATTGTTTTATCTCTATCTCAGATAATCCTAATGAGTGCATTTTCTTCCTAAGTTCTTCTTCTCGTGAACGAAATACATTTGCTATTGAATCAAAGATATGTTGTTCTGCTAGCCCAACATCACTTGTACCTGTGATATTCATTAAATTCTTCGAATTTTCCCTGTTATAGGTAAATAAGTAGATATCATTTCTTGTAAATCCTTCTTGTAAAAAGGTCTCAATTGCTTTTTTTGTCTCTGCACCATTTTTGGCTATGCTATAATGGTATTATTCAATTTAAAATTCCTCCTAAATAAAAGATATTTCTAAGGTAGAGTTATCACTTTACATCTTTGA contains:
- a CDS encoding general stress protein translates to MAKNGAETKKAIETFLQEGFTRNDIYLFTYNRENSKNLMNITGTSDVGLAEQHIFDSIANVFRSREEELRKKMHSLGLSEIEIKQCLERMDRGDIVIIALKVT